CTGAAATGTAGTGCCAAAAACAAGTTTTGCAATTTTATTGTTTCCTAGATTGAAAAACTCTAAAACCGGCCAGAGTTGAAATAATTCAATACTAAATGAAATTATTAGTACAATAATGGCCGCTGTCCAAACTCTTATATTAATTATACTTTTTAAGCCTGTATATAATAGAATAACTACGAGGTAATCACCAAAAGTATGTCTTATAAACCCTGTTTTTAGGTATAGAGCAATACAGAATTCAATAGCGAAAAATAGTAATGCTAAGATGAAGTACGTTTTGTTGAATTGAAGATTCATAATAAAAATTTATGCCCTGGAAATGTTGCTATCATATAGAAATATAGAATCGCGATAGGGATATTTATGAGCATTGTTATAATAGTTTTTAGTGCTTCTAAACGATCGATTCTGTTAAGAATTGCTGCCCCAATAATAACAGTTAGTATGACTGTGTTTGTAATTATTGCAGCAATGACAAAGAGAAATGCTAGAAATACACTTACAACAGATTCACCATAATAGAGGTAGAGCGATAAGAAAATAGTACCAATGACAAAGCTGACTAAAGCAATTGTTTTTCCTGTATTGTTGATGTTGTTTTTCATTTTAAGAGCTTTTATTAAACCTCGTTCATTTCGATAAATTGAAAGCGGAACGAGGTCAAACCACCAACTAATTAATCGTTATGCCAATCTATTTTACGGGATACAAACATTACTGATGCTAAGATGAGAAAGAGTCCAATGCTACCTACTAAAAGTGCATAGTTTTCTAACTGAATAATTACATAAATAAATGCATAAAGTGCAGATAGCGAAACACCTATAAATGCTGAGAATTTTAGACTTTTTAATATAGATTTAGAGTAAATGGTAATCAATGTCACAACTGAAACACCAGCTACTAAATACGCCTTTAAGAAATTACTATGCTCTGATATAGAAACTAGTAATGTATAGAACATGGTTAAGGCTAAACCAATCATTAGATACTGAAATGGATGAATATGTATTTTACTCATGGTTTGTATTAAGAAAAAAATTAAAAATGTTAGACCAATTACTAAAAACCCATATTTGGCAGAGCGCTCACTTTTTTGATATTCATCTACTAAAACGACGAATTTTGTCCCAAACCCAAACTGTGTTAAATTGGGGATTTTATTTAAATACAATTGTGAAAATGCCCGGTTAATTGATAAGACTTTCCAATTGACTTTAAATCCTTCCTCAGTAATACTTCTTGTTTCGTCATCTGGAGAGTATGCTCCTATAAAGCCCGGATCAGCCCAATTTGATGTCATAGACATGGTTGAGGTTTTTCCAACTGGAATCATTTGTATTTGCTCGCTCCCATCATAAGAGACTTGCATATTAAATGAAAAAGTATCTTTTAGAATATCTTGATTTATGAATCCTGTTTCTAACTCATCTAAGCGGTTTTTATAATTGTTATTATCACTAAAATTGGTATCGAAATTATATGGCGTGTCATTTAACTTTACCATCATTTCGGTTTTTATGCCTTTTACGTTTGTGGTTTTAAAGATTAGCGTCGCTTTATCCCAAACAACATCCTCGTTTTTAATGTCTTTAGATTTTAAATCAGGTGCTTTATATTCGCCATTAATGTTGAAATCTGAAGTAAATACAGCGGATTCAAAATTCCCTAGATACATTGATTTTGATTTTACATCCGTTTTGACATCTAGTTTTTCTGGGAATAGATACGCATAGTTTATTTGTGTTTCTGTTTCTTTAAAATAAGTCTTTGACTTTTGGTTATAAGTTGTTTTTTCTGAATAAGTCTTGTATGGTAATTTTAAAACTGGGCCATAAATTAAGACATCACTTCCCCATTTGTCATTGATTTCATTTACCACATCTGTTTGTCTATAGGAGCGCTCTCTAATAAGACTATTTATGTATGATAACGGAATAAGCAATACAATTACCAAAAAACCGACCATAAGCATTCTTGCAGTAATCGATGTTTTTAACCAATACGTAAATCTGTTAGACTGTTGTTTTTCTTGTTGAGGTGTTCTAGACTGTTCCATGGATTTAAAAGTTTAAGACGTTATTATTTATGTTTTGTATTTGATATTTTGAGAATATAGATGTCCGTAAATCGTCAATAGGTATACATAGAAGTTTCTTGTAGTCAAATTGATGGAATGCGTTTGCCGATTTACCTATTTTATAAGACTTGTAATAGTATTTGTAATAATCAGGTAGAATTGCAACGCCAAGTATAATGGCACCATAGAGGTAAGGACTGCGTTTTCCATTACCATAACACAGGAATTGTAAGGCGATTTCGTCTTGTACTTTTGTGCTGTAGTCGCATAGTACATGATAGCAATCATGACGCTCTACTTTCGGTATAAGTTCAAAATTATTTGAAGTTAAAAAGTCTCCGAGATGCCAACCAAACGTATATTGTGGGTAATCTAGAAGTTGAGTTTTAGAAATCCCCCAAGCATCGTGATTTTTGAACATAGACGTATATATACGTTGCGAATGTTTAAATAGAAATATGATAAATTGTTTTCTGATTTTTTTCATTTTAAAAGTACTTTGAAATACAAAGTAAATACGCAAAAAAAATGTTTTTGGATTTTTACTCTGTCTTTTTTATTAATTTTTCTAGGGCATTAATATGTTTTTTAAATTCAGATTTACCAAGTTTTGAAGCACTATAACGTGTATTTGGTTTTTTACCTATAAATTGTTTTTCGATTAAAATATACTCAGCCTTTTCTAAAGCTTTGGTATGGCTCGCTAGATTACCGTCTGTAGCTCCAAGCAATTCTTTTAGCGTATTAAAATCTGCATACTCATTTACCATAAGTACAGACATGATACCTAATCGAATACGATGGTCAAAGAGTTTGTTTATGTTGGTGATTATGCTCAATTTTTAATTTTCAGGGTTCAATATTCAGTTTTGCTTTATTTTTTCAAGACTTTTCGGGATACATCTTTTACTAATATCACACCAAGAATTAACAGAGTTATGCATATGATAAGCGTTATAGTGTTGCCAATAATTGGTAGTACATTGAAATCAATACACTCTAACTCGCCTAGTTTTTTTCCTCTATAGAAGGCGATATAAAGCGAAAGTAACAAAAGTAAATAACCAAGATATTTTTTAAAGTTTGAATTCATCTTCACTGTTATTTTAACTTCCTGCAATTGGTGAGCCAAAAATACCTACCGCCATTTCTGCCCACAAAAGTAGTAATACAAAAAGTATGATTACGATAAAAATTGTTTTATGATTCTTATTGCTAAATAATCGTAAAGAAGTTTCTATTGCAATAGATGTTAGAATTAATAAAACACCAGCTACAATAAAATCTGTTAATTGCCAATTGATTTCATCTGTATATTGCATCGCAATTAATGGAAGTAATAATACAAGTAAAATACAAGTAATATATACCGAAAATCTTTTTTGAATATTCATATTATTTGTTTTTAATATCATACTTAAAATGCATCCATGTTCCGTAGACAATATGCATAATTCCGAAACCAATTACCCAAAGCCAAAAACCATAACCAGGAAATAAAGCTGCAATTAGTCCTAATATAATTTCGATATAGCCTAAATATTTAATATCACCAATACTATATTTTGAGGCATTTACTAGAGCTAAGCCATAGAAAATCAGCATTAATCCACCTGTTTGTCCGTATCGACCTTGACTTAAAATAATTAGGCAATATAAACCTCCAACTACAAGGGGAATCAAGAAATTAAACAACAAACGCTTTGATGAACTGTCCCATATTTTTTCATTATTCTTTTTTGCTTTTCTTGTAGTAAGTATTATTCCTGTGACTATACTAAATAAAGCAACTAGAAATAAAATTAGCATAGCTGTTCTAAATACCCAACCATCCAAATATAATTCACTATTACTGTAAGTTGTAACTAGCCAAAACGCTGTAAAAG
This DNA window, taken from Winogradskyella sp. PC-19, encodes the following:
- the creD gene encoding cell envelope integrity protein CreD, whose product is MEQSRTPQQEKQQSNRFTYWLKTSITARMLMVGFLVIVLLIPLSYINSLIRERSYRQTDVVNEINDKWGSDVLIYGPVLKLPYKTYSEKTTYNQKSKTYFKETETQINYAYLFPEKLDVKTDVKSKSMYLGNFESAVFTSDFNINGEYKAPDLKSKDIKNEDVVWDKATLIFKTTNVKGIKTEMMVKLNDTPYNFDTNFSDNNNYKNRLDELETGFINQDILKDTFSFNMQVSYDGSEQIQMIPVGKTSTMSMTSNWADPGFIGAYSPDDETRSITEEGFKVNWKVLSINRAFSQLYLNKIPNLTQFGFGTKFVVLVDEYQKSERSAKYGFLVIGLTFLIFFLIQTMSKIHIHPFQYLMIGLALTMFYTLLVSISEHSNFLKAYLVAGVSVVTLITIYSKSILKSLKFSAFIGVSLSALYAFIYVIIQLENYALLVGSIGLFLILASVMFVSRKIDWHND
- a CDS encoding Coq4 family protein, with protein sequence MKKIRKQFIIFLFKHSQRIYTSMFKNHDAWGISKTQLLDYPQYTFGWHLGDFLTSNNFELIPKVERHDCYHVLCDYSTKVQDEIALQFLCYGNGKRSPYLYGAIILGVAILPDYYKYYYKSYKIGKSANAFHQFDYKKLLCIPIDDLRTSIFSKYQIQNINNNVLNF
- a CDS encoding winged helix-turn-helix domain-containing protein produces the protein MSIITNINKLFDHRIRLGIMSVLMVNEYADFNTLKELLGATDGNLASHTKALEKAEYILIEKQFIGKKPNTRYSASKLGKSEFKKHINALEKLIKKTE
- a CDS encoding DUF2809 domain-containing protein — encoded protein: MNLQFNKTYFILALLFFAIEFCIALYLKTGFIRHTFGDYLVVILLYTGLKSIINIRVWTAAIIVLIISFSIELFQLWPVLEFFNLGNNKIAKLVFGTTFQFTDIIAYTSGVLTILHIETNYNKPINSDI